Proteins found in one Rhodobacteraceae bacterium D3-12 genomic segment:
- a CDS encoding PAS domain S-box protein, with amino-acid sequence MLITFGLYSLSSTRNAALADREFKLKSRDHLEIIRSRFDAHLQSINGVAAFMISSSEVTPNDFTTYVNSLNLGDHLHGLNGMGIVVEVADADLDSFVQYMHAQGHPDFQLRRLSDEPVHYIIKQMSPKATNSGAWGLDITFSPELKALLEETRATGQTKMSHPITLAQAAINDSLGYVLYKPLFKPTLGSTGQGTFIGWADVPVFVHNLLGIQGTTTLDSAYLHVSDGRTADEQLVVYDNRPDPALLGNFSFTHEMERFGRHWTITYYSSPAFDAAFAGYQPYVAVVFSLMITLLLLSIMRSNRMRQDTLAEVAALRFRQIKASEEENRSIIQNSVLPVLILDGHKKITFANQAALSLFGYSQLELVNAPFDTLVTRTDAPGQNYNALASTKTNQTLELEVQINNWKTFDGEPRITAIMRDLSDKNEAQRNLKRSRALFDLALQGAEIGVFNIDLETGTSSVTETWCKIMGIDADPSEVDGQIHFLDRVHPDDLPIIEAADEACIKGHAPRSIAEYRIKDLDGSWRWMQSNAGCVERDENGLAKRLIGTQIDITKLRDNQRALEASERRFRQVVENAPIGMALIDFEGNFTGVNKAMCHLAGMSEAELVGKTAIADVIPHDDRKTLYTAISKLIDEGEESVYTAEHRILHASGTESWCLFNVSWSRESEDSDMFFIGQIIDISEQKRLEKTKNEFVSTVSHELRTPLTSIKGALGLLTVSQKDALAPNQLRLIEIASSNADKLAYIVNDILDLEKISAGKLNFYIQDADLCEMVSETVTQILPFAKTHDNTIKIVMPDDLPQVHMDETRAGQVLANLVSNACKYSDPDTEILVKTERLGDQAITFVQNIGPGIPESFRSHIFDAFSQADASDTRAKGGTGLGLNIARLIVERMNGQIGFESQEGGITVFWFTLPLAQSEASTPQLPAPQDSEADDERLSILHIESDDDCAALTADALSKLADVTRAKTFLDAQGKIRTTAWDVIIFDWDMPNGAVDRLLDEITRAQPRARLIALGSKGATAEDPRLFASHEKSHHDMSHVAESVTECLALAS; translated from the coding sequence TTGCTCATCACCTTTGGGCTCTATTCGCTGTCCAGCACGCGGAACGCCGCGCTTGCTGACCGCGAATTCAAACTCAAATCCCGCGATCACCTCGAAATCATCCGCTCCCGCTTTGATGCCCACCTGCAAAGCATCAATGGCGTCGCGGCCTTCATGATCTCCTCAAGCGAGGTCACGCCCAATGACTTCACCACCTATGTGAACTCACTCAACCTCGGAGACCATCTTCACGGGCTGAACGGGATGGGGATCGTGGTCGAAGTGGCCGATGCCGACCTTGATAGCTTTGTTCAATACATGCACGCCCAAGGGCACCCGGATTTCCAACTCCGCCGCCTGTCGGACGAGCCGGTGCATTATATCATCAAACAGATGTCGCCCAAGGCAACCAACTCCGGGGCTTGGGGGCTGGACATCACCTTCTCGCCAGAGCTCAAAGCACTGCTCGAGGAAACCCGCGCGACGGGACAGACCAAAATGTCCCATCCGATCACGCTGGCGCAGGCCGCAATCAACGATTCGCTGGGCTATGTCCTCTACAAGCCGCTGTTCAAACCAACACTCGGCAGCACAGGACAAGGCACGTTCATTGGCTGGGCCGATGTTCCGGTTTTTGTCCACAACCTGCTCGGCATTCAAGGCACAACGACACTGGACTCCGCCTACCTGCATGTCTCTGACGGGCGCACAGCAGACGAGCAACTCGTCGTCTACGACAACCGCCCCGATCCCGCTTTGCTGGGCAATTTCTCCTTCACCCACGAGATGGAGCGCTTCGGCCGCCACTGGACAATCACCTATTACAGCAGCCCTGCCTTTGATGCGGCCTTCGCAGGCTATCAGCCCTATGTGGCGGTGGTTTTCAGCCTGATGATCACGCTGCTGTTGTTGTCGATCATGCGCAGCAACCGCATGCGTCAGGACACCCTCGCCGAAGTCGCCGCCCTGCGCTTTCGCCAAATCAAGGCCAGCGAAGAGGAAAACCGCTCGATCATCCAAAACTCGGTCCTTCCGGTGCTGATCCTTGATGGGCACAAAAAGATCACCTTCGCCAATCAGGCCGCTCTCTCCCTGTTTGGCTACAGCCAGCTTGAATTGGTGAACGCGCCGTTTGACACCCTCGTCACGCGCACGGATGCCCCCGGCCAGAACTACAATGCTCTGGCAAGCACCAAGACCAATCAGACCCTCGAACTTGAGGTTCAGATTAACAACTGGAAAACCTTCGATGGCGAACCGCGCATCACCGCGATCATGCGTGACCTGAGCGACAAGAACGAAGCCCAGCGAAACCTCAAACGCAGCCGCGCACTCTTTGACCTTGCCTTGCAAGGCGCCGAAATCGGCGTTTTCAATATTGACCTTGAAACCGGCACTTCCTCGGTAACAGAGACTTGGTGCAAGATCATGGGCATCGACGCAGACCCAAGCGAAGTTGACGGCCAAATCCACTTTCTCGACCGGGTTCACCCCGATGACCTCCCAATCATCGAGGCCGCGGACGAAGCCTGCATCAAAGGTCACGCCCCCCGTTCGATTGCCGAATACCGCATCAAAGATCTCGATGGCAGCTGGCGCTGGATGCAATCCAATGCTGGCTGCGTCGAGCGGGATGAGAACGGCCTCGCCAAGCGGCTGATCGGCACACAGATCGACATCACCAAGCTGCGCGACAATCAACGCGCGCTCGAGGCAAGCGAACGCCGCTTCCGACAGGTTGTCGAAAACGCGCCCATCGGCATGGCGCTGATCGACTTCGAAGGGAACTTCACCGGCGTCAACAAGGCCATGTGCCATCTGGCGGGCATGTCCGAAGCCGAACTGGTGGGCAAAACCGCCATCGCCGACGTGATCCCCCACGACGATCGCAAAACCCTCTACACCGCGATATCCAAGCTGATCGACGAAGGTGAAGAAAGCGTTTACACCGCCGAACACCGTATCCTGCACGCCAGCGGAACAGAAAGCTGGTGCCTGTTCAACGTCTCATGGTCACGCGAAAGCGAAGACAGCGACATGTTCTTCATCGGTCAGATCATCGACATCAGCGAACAGAAACGCCTTGAAAAGACCAAGAACGAATTTGTGTCAACGGTCAGCCACGAGTTGCGAACGCCGCTCACCTCGATCAAAGGCGCGCTTGGCCTGCTCACCGTTTCCCAGAAAGACGCCCTCGCCCCGAACCAACTGCGCCTGATCGAAATCGCAAGCTCCAATGCGGACAAGCTCGCCTATATCGTCAACGACATTCTCGACCTCGAAAAGATCTCGGCGGGCAAACTCAACTTCTACATTCAGGATGCCGATCTCTGCGAAATGGTCTCCGAAACCGTGACCCAGATTCTGCCCTTTGCCAAAACGCATGACAACACGATCAAGATCGTCATGCCCGACGACTTGCCCCAAGTGCACATGGACGAAACCCGCGCCGGACAGGTGCTGGCCAATCTGGTGTCCAACGCTTGCAAATACTCTGATCCCGACACCGAAATCTTGGTCAAAACCGAACGTCTCGGGGATCAGGCGATCACATTTGTGCAAAACATCGGGCCGGGCATCCCCGAAAGCTTCCGGTCGCATATCTTCGATGCGTTTTCTCAGGCGGACGCCTCTGACACCCGCGCCAAAGGCGGCACCGGACTTGGCCTCAACATCGCCCGCCTGATCGTCGAACGCATGAATGGCCAGATCGGTTTCGAAAGCCAAGAGGGCGGGATCACGGTCTTCTGGTTCACCCTCCCCCTTGCCCAGAGCGAAGCGAGCACACCACAGCTTCCCGCGCCACAGGACAGCGAAGCCGACGACGAACGCCTCTCGATCCTGCACATCGAATCCGATGATGATTGCGCCGCACTCACCGCCGACGCGCTCTCCAAATTGGCCGACGTGACCCGCGCCAAAACCTTCCTCGACGCGCA
- the eda gene encoding bifunctional 4-hydroxy-2-oxoglutarate aldolase/2-dehydro-3-deoxy-phosphogluconate aldolase: MALSPSDASRKTREICALAPIVPVLVVEDAGAAISLAEALVAGGLPALEVTLRTPAALEVIREMATVPGGHVGAGTLITRDDVRAAKEAGAVFGVSPGATDELLAACEEFDMPLLPGAATASEAMQLLARGYDVMKFFPAEVAGGAAALKAIGSPLPQISFCPTGGVNPGNAASYLSLSNVVCAGGSWVAPKDLVIKGDWAGIEALARTAAALERGA, encoded by the coding sequence ATGGCGCTTTCCCCTAGTGATGCAAGTCGTAAGACGCGCGAGATATGTGCGCTTGCGCCAATCGTGCCGGTTTTGGTGGTTGAGGACGCGGGTGCGGCGATCTCTTTGGCCGAGGCGCTGGTGGCGGGCGGTTTGCCTGCGCTGGAAGTCACGTTGCGCACGCCCGCGGCGTTGGAGGTGATCCGCGAGATGGCGACAGTGCCGGGCGGCCATGTCGGGGCGGGCACGTTGATCACGCGAGACGATGTGCGCGCGGCCAAGGAAGCGGGCGCGGTGTTTGGCGTATCGCCCGGCGCGACGGATGAATTGCTGGCGGCGTGCGAAGAGTTCGACATGCCGCTGTTGCCGGGGGCCGCAACGGCGAGCGAGGCGATGCAATTGCTGGCGCGGGGCTATGACGTGATGAAGTTCTTCCCGGCCGAAGTTGCGGGCGGAGCGGCGGCATTGAAGGCGATTGGCTCGCCCTTGCCGCAGATCAGTTTTTGTCCGACGGGCGGGGTCAATCCGGGCAACGCGGCAAGTTATCTGAGCCTGTCGAATGTGGTCTGCGCCGGGGGCAGTTGGGTGGCGCCGAAAGACCTTGTGATCAAGGGCGATTGGGCCGGGATTGAAGCATTGGCGCGCACGGCGGCAGCATTGGAGCGCGGGGCATGA
- the pgi gene encoding glucose-6-phosphate isomerase, which yields MNNLWTQLEAHREATRERSILSLFDDAGRFEAFSVESDGMLLDFSKTAIDGAALELLLGLAEQAGVVDKRDAMFRGDLINSTEGRAVLHTVLRAPEDAGPLLVEGEEVRADVAETLHRMERFAEEVRSGRLTATDGAPFSDVVNIGIGGSDLGPVMATLALGPYHDGPRCHFISNVDGADVAETLRPLDPRRTLVIVASKTFTTIETMTNAETALTWLRTALGAKAGAHLAAVSSAMERTSEMGIAPERVFGFADWVGGRYSLWGPVGLPIMLAVGGARFREFLAGGHAMDRHFCTAPLAGNMPVLLALTGIWHRNVCGYPTRAVLPYDQRLARLPAYLQQLDMESNGKRVSVGGKAVARATGPVVWGEPGTNGQHAFYQLLHQGTEVVPAEFLIAAEGHEPGLGQHHALLKANCLAQSEALMIGRSFEEAMALAATLGFDGAEREAQAAHRTFPGNRPSVTLAYPKLTPFTLGQIIALYEHRVFVEGAIWGINSFDQWGVELGKELATKLLPMVTSGSGAGKDGSTAGLISALSRKV from the coding sequence ATGAACAATCTGTGGACACAGCTTGAGGCGCATCGCGAGGCAACGCGGGAGCGGTCGATCCTGTCGTTGTTCGATGATGCGGGCCGGTTCGAGGCGTTTTCGGTTGAAAGCGACGGGATGCTGCTGGATTTCTCGAAGACGGCGATTGATGGCGCGGCGTTGGAGCTGTTGCTGGGGCTGGCCGAGCAGGCGGGTGTCGTGGACAAACGCGACGCGATGTTTCGCGGTGATTTGATCAACAGCACCGAAGGGCGGGCCGTATTGCACACGGTGTTGCGCGCGCCCGAAGATGCCGGGCCGCTGTTGGTTGAGGGCGAGGAGGTGCGCGCGGATGTGGCCGAGACCTTGCACCGGATGGAGCGCTTTGCCGAAGAGGTGCGCAGCGGGCGGTTGACCGCGACCGACGGCGCGCCGTTCAGCGATGTGGTCAATATCGGCATCGGGGGGTCCGACCTTGGGCCCGTAATGGCGACGCTGGCGTTGGGGCCGTATCATGACGGGCCGCGTTGTCATTTCATTTCAAACGTCGATGGTGCGGATGTCGCCGAGACGCTGCGCCCGCTTGATCCGCGCCGGACGCTGGTGATCGTGGCCTCAAAGACATTCACCACGATCGAGACGATGACCAACGCCGAGACGGCGCTGACGTGGTTGCGCACGGCATTGGGCGCAAAGGCGGGGGCGCATCTGGCGGCGGTGTCGAGCGCGATGGAGCGCACGTCAGAGATGGGCATCGCGCCGGAGCGCGTGTTCGGTTTTGCCGATTGGGTTGGCGGGCGGTATTCGCTGTGGGGGCCGGTGGGCTTGCCGATCATGCTGGCGGTTGGCGGGGCGCGGTTCCGCGAGTTTCTGGCCGGGGGGCACGCGATGGACCGGCATTTTTGCACCGCGCCCTTGGCGGGCAACATGCCAGTTTTGCTTGCGTTAACAGGGATTTGGCATCGGAATGTCTGTGGCTATCCCACCCGCGCGGTGCTGCCTTATGATCAACGGTTGGCGCGGCTTCCGGCGTATCTTCAGCAGTTGGATATGGAGAGCAACGGCAAGCGCGTGAGTGTCGGCGGCAAGGCTGTGGCGCGGGCCACGGGTCCGGTGGTTTGGGGCGAGCCGGGGACCAACGGGCAGCATGCGTTCTATCAGCTATTGCATCAGGGAACCGAGGTTGTCCCGGCCGAGTTTTTGATCGCGGCAGAGGGGCATGAGCCGGGGCTTGGGCAGCATCATGCGTTGCTCAAGGCGAATTGTCTGGCGCAATCCGAGGCGTTGATGATCGGGAGGTCGTTTGAAGAGGCGATGGCGTTGGCCGCAACTTTGGGGTTTGACGGGGCCGAGCGGGAGGCGCAGGCCGCGCATCGCACGTTTCCGGGCAATCGCCCGTCGGTGACGCTGGCCTATCCCAAGCTGACGCCGTTTACGCTTGGCCAGATCATCGCGCTTTATGAGCATCGGGTATTTGTCGAGGGTGCGATTTGGGGCATCAATTCGTTCGATCAATGGGGCGTGGAGCTGGGCAAGGAATTGGCGACCAAGCTGTTGCCAATGGTCACAAGCGGCAGCGGCGCGGGCAAGGATGGCTCGACCGCGGGGTTGATTTCGGCGTTGTCGCGCAAGGTGTGA
- the phnC gene encoding phosphonate ABC transporter ATP-binding protein, whose translation MLVFENLTKRFGANTAVDNVSFTVERPMMIGIIGASGAGKSTLLRMMNGLSDASSGALSFEGRDVLGLRGAAKRAWQSQCAMIFQQFNLVPRMDVVSNVLHGTLNRRSTLATLFSLYPQADIYRAIDILERLGIEAHAAKRAEALSGGQQQRVAIARALMQDLKIILADEPIASLDPMNAQIVMDALRRIHEEDGRTVIANLHTLDTARRYCDRVIGMRMGRVVFDGTPEQLTTGAARDIYGADAGFSEAATSTSIETLEKTQVLNGVPA comes from the coding sequence ATGCTTGTCTTCGAAAATCTAACGAAGCGCTTTGGCGCGAATACAGCCGTGGACAACGTCAGCTTTACCGTTGAGCGACCGATGATGATTGGCATTATCGGGGCGTCCGGTGCGGGGAAATCGACCCTGTTGCGCATGATGAACGGGTTGAGCGATGCGAGTAGTGGCGCGCTGAGCTTTGAGGGGCGCGATGTCTTGGGTCTGCGCGGTGCAGCCAAGCGCGCGTGGCAGTCGCAATGCGCGATGATCTTTCAGCAATTCAACCTTGTGCCGCGTATGGACGTGGTGTCGAACGTGCTGCATGGCACGTTGAACCGGCGCTCGACCCTAGCGACGTTGTTTAGCCTTTATCCGCAGGCCGACATCTATCGCGCCATTGATATTCTGGAGCGGTTGGGCATCGAAGCCCATGCCGCCAAGCGGGCCGAGGCCCTGTCGGGTGGACAGCAACAGCGGGTGGCGATTGCGCGCGCGTTGATGCAGGACCTCAAGATCATCCTCGCGGATGAGCCGATTGCCAGCCTTGACCCGATGAACGCGCAGATCGTGATGGACGCGTTGCGCCGTATTCACGAGGAAGACGGGCGCACGGTGATTGCCAACCTGCACACGCTGGACACGGCGCGGCGCTATTGCGACCGGGTCATCGGGATGCGCATGGGCCGGGTGGTGTTTGACGGCACGCCCGAGCAGCTGACCACCGGCGCGGCGCGCGACATTTACGGGGCGGACGCCGGATTTTCCGAAGCCGCCACCAGCACGAGCATTGAAACCCTTGAAAAGACGCAAGTGCTCAATGGGGTGCCTGCCTGA
- the phnD gene encoding phosphonate ABC transporter substrate-binding protein — protein sequence MKKLIAAVLATTALCAPLSAEGIKEFRIGILGGENAQDRMASNECYRAKAEALLGVPVKLFTPADYDGVIQGLLGGTLDMAWLGASAYAKTYLSDPNAVEPVMVKTNDDGSYGYYSIGFARKDSGITSLADLKGKVFGFGDPNSTSGYLIPSIEIPVATKSTMTSGDYFGEVKFVGGHEQTIVAVSNGDIDGGVTWADGMGAWEDGYNSGALRKAADAGLVDMNDLVEIWKSKPIPEGPIVLRTTLPERVKIDVTTLTASLPYMDPECAYNFMAGKALGFQPINHDAYLSIIEARKLKSN from the coding sequence ATGAAAAAGCTGATTGCTGCCGTATTGGCGACCACCGCGCTTTGCGCCCCCTTGAGTGCCGAAGGCATCAAGGAATTCCGCATCGGTATCCTTGGCGGTGAAAACGCCCAAGACCGTATGGCATCCAACGAATGCTACCGCGCCAAGGCCGAGGCCCTGTTGGGTGTGCCTGTGAAACTGTTCACGCCTGCCGATTATGACGGCGTGATTCAGGGTCTGCTTGGCGGCACGCTCGACATGGCGTGGCTGGGTGCTTCGGCCTATGCCAAGACCTATCTGAGCGATCCGAACGCGGTTGAGCCGGTGATGGTCAAGACCAATGACGACGGTTCCTATGGCTATTACTCGATCGGTTTTGCACGCAAAGACAGCGGCATCACATCCTTGGCCGACCTGAAGGGCAAGGTCTTTGGGTTTGGTGATCCGAACTCGACCAGCGGTTACCTGATCCCGTCGATTGAGATCCCTGTTGCAACCAAATCGACGATGACGTCGGGCGACTATTTCGGCGAAGTCAAATTTGTCGGTGGCCACGAGCAGACCATCGTTGCCGTGTCGAATGGTGACATCGACGGCGGCGTGACATGGGCCGACGGCATGGGCGCATGGGAAGACGGCTACAACTCGGGCGCGCTTCGCAAAGCGGCGGATGCCGGTCTTGTCGACATGAACGATCTGGTCGAAATCTGGAAATCCAAGCCGATCCCCGAAGGCCCGATCGTGCTGCGCACCACGCTGCCCGAGCGCGTGAAGATCGACGTGACCACATTGACCGCGTCGCTGCCTTATATGGACCCGGAGTGTGCCTATAACTTCATGGCCGGCAAGGCGCTGGGCTTCCAGCCGATCAACCATGACGCATATCTGTCGATCATCGAAGCGCGCAAGCTGAAATCGAACTGA
- the phnE gene encoding phosphonate ABC transporter, permease protein PhnE, producing the protein MAETSDVRADYLALTRRKRTYNTILIALFVALMVSGFVTADNRNAGSFVAGWHNFFDFPAEVLGEASQKLIEFPGHFVRFLPALIETVNIAGAATLFGALFAILFSLLSTRGLALWPWAIPVFRRMMDIMRAVPEIVIALVLIFVLGGGPLPAMIAIAFHTIGALGKLFSEVNENASLKPVEGLQSVGASWAQRMVLGVMPQVAPNYLSYALLRFEINIRASAILGFVGAGGIGYELKNAMSWGQGKYDEAAAIFVLLFLTIVLVDQISSVLRDRLTHGNRKLEATL; encoded by the coding sequence ATGGCAGAGACTTCGGATGTGCGCGCGGATTACCTTGCTCTGACGCGGCGCAAACGGACCTATAACACGATCCTGATCGCGCTGTTTGTGGCGCTGATGGTGTCGGGGTTCGTGACGGCGGACAACCGCAACGCGGGGAGCTTTGTTGCCGGGTGGCACAATTTCTTTGATTTCCCGGCCGAGGTTCTGGGCGAGGCATCGCAAAAGCTGATTGAGTTTCCGGGCCATTTCGTGCGGTTTTTGCCGGCGCTGATCGAGACGGTGAATATCGCCGGGGCGGCGACCTTGTTCGGGGCGCTTTTTGCGATCTTGTTTTCGCTGCTGTCGACCCGTGGGCTGGCGCTTTGGCCGTGGGCTATTCCGGTGTTCCGGCGGATGATGGACATCATGCGGGCGGTGCCCGAGATTGTGATCGCTTTGGTGCTGATCTTTGTGCTGGGCGGTGGCCCGCTTCCGGCGATGATCGCGATTGCGTTCCATACCATCGGGGCGCTGGGCAAGTTGTTTTCCGAAGTGAATGAGAACGCCTCGCTGAAGCCGGTCGAGGGGTTGCAATCGGTTGGAGCGAGTTGGGCTCAGCGGATGGTTTTGGGGGTGATGCCGCAGGTGGCGCCCAACTATTTGAGTTACGCTTTGCTCAGGTTCGAGATCAACATCCGGGCCTCGGCGATCCTTGGGTTCGTGGGTGCGGGCGGGATCGGTTACGAGCTGAAAAACGCGATGTCCTGGGGGCAGGGCAAGTATGACGAGGCGGCGGCGATTTTCGTTTTGCTGTTCCTGACCATTGTGTTGGTCGACCAGATTTCATCGGTGCTGAGAGACCGATTGACCCATGGCAACCGCAAATTGGAGGCGACGCTGTGA
- the phnE gene encoding phosphonate ABC transporter, permease protein PhnE produces MSIAEPETFTLRRNAEQIISRKRFMAFGLPVAILAYLTYVFFAFDIPGVVAKTSFDNARTLLADSYSYKTHVTRDFRNGGVKVAIEGERKGTYPAGTAPAWVTLGDLAVVDLGGGHIVRLGEDVTTYDVPDYGVITVTASRSQGVKAEFPGGVVPEWASLSKTRLGITTDAGRVNVTKTKAEVFRYQAGWELFFFTLTSPYHGMGWGEIAGRAFGGEAGAIWNDFWHNTMWHHNQVGGAILETILMAFLGTFGAAILALPLAFLAAKNFAPLRIVRFAARRVFDFFRGVDALIWTIVLARAFGPGPLTGALAILITDTGSFGKMFSEALENVDDKQIEGIQSTGAKPVQRYRFGVIPQVTPVLLSQVLYFFESNTRSATIIGAITGGGIGLMLTQAMATHKDWEEVTYYIILVIIMVMAMDWLSGKLRARLIKGDEGGIDGTAQGRGTIPAPGVRNHRGAVWPLC; encoded by the coding sequence GTGAGCATTGCTGAGCCCGAGACTTTCACCCTGCGCCGGAATGCCGAGCAGATCATTTCGCGCAAGCGGTTCATGGCGTTCGGCCTGCCGGTGGCGATCCTTGCCTATCTGACCTATGTGTTTTTCGCCTTTGACATACCGGGCGTGGTTGCCAAGACCAGTTTTGACAATGCGCGGACGCTTTTGGCAGATAGCTATAGCTACAAGACCCATGTGACGCGCGATTTCCGCAATGGCGGCGTGAAGGTGGCGATTGAGGGCGAGCGCAAGGGCACATACCCCGCAGGCACCGCGCCCGCGTGGGTGACGCTGGGCGATTTGGCGGTTGTTGATCTGGGCGGCGGGCATATTGTGCGGCTGGGCGAGGATGTGACCACCTATGATGTGCCGGATTACGGTGTGATCACCGTGACGGCGAGCCGGTCGCAAGGGGTCAAGGCCGAGTTTCCGGGCGGTGTGGTGCCAGAGTGGGCGAGCCTGTCGAAAACTCGTTTGGGGATCACCACCGATGCGGGCCGTGTGAATGTGACCAAGACCAAGGCCGAGGTGTTCCGCTATCAGGCCGGGTGGGAGTTGTTCTTTTTCACGCTGACCAGCCCGTATCACGGCATGGGCTGGGGTGAAATCGCAGGGCGTGCGTTTGGCGGCGAGGCCGGGGCGATCTGGAACGATTTCTGGCACAACACTATGTGGCACCACAATCAGGTTGGCGGCGCGATACTCGAGACCATTTTGATGGCGTTCCTTGGCACCTTCGGGGCGGCCATTCTGGCGCTGCCTCTGGCGTTTCTGGCGGCAAAGAACTTTGCCCCGCTGCGCATCGTGCGGTTTGCGGCGCGGCGGGTGTTCGATTTTTTCCGCGGGGTGGATGCGTTGATCTGGACCATTGTGTTGGCGCGGGCGTTCGGGCCGGGACCATTGACCGGGGCGTTGGCAATTTTGATCACTGACACGGGCAGTTTCGGGAAGATGTTCTCGGAGGCTTTGGAAAATGTCGATGACAAGCAGATCGAGGGCATCCAGTCGACCGGGGCCAAGCCGGTGCAGCGATACCGTTTCGGGGTGATCCCGCAGGTGACGCCGGTTTTGTTGAGCCAAGTGCTTTACTTCTTTGAATCCAACACCCGTTCGGCGACCATTATCGGGGCGATCACCGGCGGCGGCATCGGGCTTATGCTGACCCAGGCGATGGCGACGCATAAGGATTGGGAAGAGGTCACCTATTACATCATTCTTGTGATCATCATGGTGATGGCGATGGATTGGTTGTCGGGTAAGCTGCGGGCGCGATTGATCAAGGGCGATGAGGGGGGCATTGATGGCACGGCTCAAGGCAGAGGCACCATTCCTGCACCCGGAGTGCGAAATCACCGAGGCGCAGTTTGGCCGCTTTGTTGA
- a CDS encoding chloramphenicol acetyltransferase gives MARLKAEAPFLHPECEITEAQFGRFVEIGRGSRVAYSSFGDYSYCDRYADIANTEVGKFANIASFTRIGPTDHPMEQASLHHFLYRSADYWDGEENDAAFFAHRQSRVARIGHDTWIGHGAVVRPEISIGHGAIVAAGAVVTKDVAPYQIVTGVAAKPMRARFPEAVVERLLALAWWDWEHEVLRQRIGDFRSLPIEAFLDKYEGAA, from the coding sequence ATGGCACGGCTCAAGGCAGAGGCACCATTCCTGCACCCGGAGTGCGAAATCACCGAGGCGCAGTTTGGCCGCTTTGTTGAGATCGGGCGGGGCAGTCGCGTGGCCTATTCCAGCTTTGGTGATTATTCCTATTGCGACCGTTATGCCGATATTGCCAACACGGAGGTTGGTAAATTCGCCAATATCGCGAGTTTCACGCGGATCGGGCCGACGGATCATCCGATGGAGCAGGCGAGCCTGCATCATTTCCTTTATCGCTCGGCCGATTATTGGGACGGTGAGGAGAATGATGCGGCGTTTTTTGCCCACCGCCAGAGCCGCGTTGCGCGGATCGGGCATGATACGTGGATCGGGCATGGTGCCGTGGTGCGGCCAGAGATCAGCATCGGGCACGGCGCGATTGTTGCGGCGGGGGCCGTGGTGACCAAGGATGTCGCGCCCTATCAGATCGTTACCGGCGTTGCGGCAAAACCGATGCGGGCGCGGTTTCCCGAGGCGGTTGTCGAGCGGTTGCTGGCGCTGGCGTGGTGGGATTGGGAGCACGAGGTGCTGCGCCAGCGGATCGGGGATTTCCGGTCGCTGCCGATCGAGGCGTTTTTGGACAAATACGAAGGCGCGGCCTAA